A single window of Leptospira koniambonensis DNA harbors:
- a CDS encoding GatB/YqeY domain-containing protein produces MSLQLKINTDLKEAMKAKQEPLLSTLRLLKADIQYELTKNGAQELNDEQVIVLIKRSYVKRTDAIQMYEKANRNDLADKEKGEAEVLKSYLPPDVPEDQIIAAVEKFVIELGASGPKDIGKVMGKVMAEFKGANIDGSKVSAIVKSKLS; encoded by the coding sequence ATGTCCCTGCAATTAAAAATTAATACCGACCTGAAAGAGGCCATGAAAGCAAAACAGGAGCCTCTTCTCTCCACCTTACGCCTACTCAAGGCTGATATCCAATACGAGCTTACGAAAAACGGAGCCCAGGAATTGAACGATGAGCAAGTCATCGTATTGATCAAACGAAGCTACGTGAAACGTACTGATGCAATCCAGATGTACGAAAAAGCAAATCGTAATGATCTCGCGGATAAAGAAAAGGGTGAAGCCGAAGTTTTAAAATCATATCTTCCACCTGATGTGCCTGAAGATCAAATCATCGCCGCTGTAGAAAAATTCGTCATAGAACTCGGAGCTTCCGGACCCAAAGACATAGGAAAGGTTATGGGAAAAGTTATGGCTGAGTTTAAGGGCGCGAACATAGACGGATCAAAGGTTTCTGCGATCGTAAAATCTAAACTTTCCTAA
- the rpsU gene encoding 30S ribosomal protein S21 gives MVGIIVKEGESIESALKRFKRDCANAGIMSEIKRREFYEKPSIKKKKALESAKRKLEKKKRLFSRKDRG, from the coding sequence ATGGTAGGAATCATTGTAAAGGAAGGCGAGTCCATCGAATCCGCTCTCAAACGTTTTAAGAGAGATTGCGCTAACGCCGGAATCATGAGCGAGATCAAAAGACGTGAATTCTACGAAAAGCCTAGCATCAAAAAGAAAAAGGCTTTAGAATCCGCAAAACGCAAGTTAGAAAAGAAAAAACGTCTCTTCTCCCGTAAAGACCGCGGTTAA
- the fbp gene encoding class 1 fructose-bisphosphatase has translation MSAHPTQLMSLSQYLIEEQLKLPQATGDFTALMSHLVYAAKVVSREVRKAGLLENILGATDQTNVQGETVMKLDEYADKIFTHTLTRCGHLCVMGSEEQEDVITIPTGYKIGKYTIAIDPLDGSSNIDANVSIGTIFSVHLRTSPQGTPGTKEDLLQKGSKQRAAGYIVYGSSTMLVLCVGKGVSGFTLDPSCGEFILSHPEMKMPESGGIYSINEGNYDYWSDEVKNYIRNIKSIEGGRKPQSLRYIGSLVADFHRNLLKGGIFLYPNDTKSSKYPKGKLRLLYEVAPMALIAEQAGGMAVTVEGKRILDLEPEELHERTTFVVGSKKEVEHFLTFIK, from the coding sequence GTGAGCGCCCACCCTACACAATTAATGAGTCTTTCCCAATATTTGATCGAGGAACAACTCAAACTTCCGCAAGCTACCGGGGATTTTACGGCACTCATGAGCCATCTCGTATACGCCGCAAAAGTTGTTTCTAGAGAAGTTAGAAAAGCTGGTCTTTTAGAAAATATCTTAGGTGCAACAGACCAAACGAATGTCCAGGGCGAAACAGTCATGAAACTGGATGAATACGCGGATAAAATTTTCACTCATACACTTACCCGCTGCGGACACTTATGTGTAATGGGAAGCGAGGAACAAGAAGATGTTATTACAATCCCAACAGGTTATAAGATCGGAAAATATACGATCGCTATAGATCCTTTGGACGGTTCTTCGAATATTGATGCAAACGTTTCTATCGGTACTATTTTTTCAGTTCATTTAAGAACTTCTCCGCAAGGAACTCCTGGAACTAAGGAAGATCTTTTGCAAAAAGGATCTAAACAAAGAGCTGCAGGATATATCGTTTACGGATCTTCTACAATGCTTGTTCTATGCGTTGGAAAGGGAGTCTCTGGTTTTACATTAGATCCATCTTGCGGAGAATTTATTCTTTCTCACCCAGAAATGAAAATGCCTGAGTCTGGCGGGATCTATTCTATCAACGAAGGTAATTATGATTATTGGTCGGATGAGGTGAAAAACTATATCCGAAACATCAAGTCAATCGAAGGCGGACGTAAACCTCAATCTCTTCGTTATATTGGTTCCCTTGTTGCGGATTTCCATAGAAACCTATTAAAAGGTGGGATCTTCTTATATCCAAACGATACTAAATCTTCTAAATATCCAAAAGGAAAACTCAGACTTTTATATGAAGTTGCACCAATGGCTCTCATTGCGGAACAAGCAGGTGGAATGGCAGTTACTGTAGAAGGTAAAAGAATTTTGGATCTTGAACCAGAAGAGCTACATGAAAGAACTACATTTGTAGTTGGTTCCAAAAAAGAAGTGGAGCATTTCTTAACCTTTATAAAATAA
- the dnaG gene encoding DNA primase has translation MQFQREFIDRIRREVPIESFISRFVPLQKRGRNMVGLCPFHQEKSPSFNVSVDKQFYHCFGCKASGDLFQFVMSYERVDFQRAKEILSEYSGIPIQEKAKEEVERTELLYKVNKKALIFFQENLRGPQGLAAREYLNSRDLGDEIQKSFQLGYAPGGFNHLTGKVFNTKEEIKAALEVGLIRESEKGKEPYDFFRDRIMFPVFDLSGRVIAFSGRILGPGKESKYVNSPASSIFDKGRTFYHLHQAKESIQKSRTSILVEGYLDVIGLVDKGLENTVACMGTAVTENHIRTMKKFSDKFLLVLDGDSAGRKGALHAAELCLKEGLDCFVILLPEGKDPFDLSKELNRQELHKLLENQIPASSFVVEELLDKADSRALPEKKRRALDNLYQFLKGFNRDSDKEFFLGLGARRLGISMDAVLRDYKGGGAKFASPGSDNNKDKSAKRVSGPNPAEKCEREIIALLVKANHLFRFSEELSGLEFLDSKSAFLWDFIYTRYASEEEVSPASVISSEIPNEFKESIAPFLISEADMSPEDSVKVFKGLLNQQKLFVIDKRMEELDSGSPMDDPEHFTKLAYYKTEKSKLLEFIRNENSGVR, from the coding sequence TTGCAGTTCCAAAGGGAATTTATCGACCGTATTCGTAGGGAAGTTCCCATCGAAAGTTTCATTAGTCGATTTGTACCCTTACAAAAAAGAGGGAGAAATATGGTGGGCCTATGTCCATTCCACCAAGAGAAATCTCCTTCTTTTAATGTTTCAGTAGATAAACAATTCTATCATTGTTTTGGATGTAAAGCATCTGGAGATCTATTCCAATTCGTAATGAGTTACGAAAGAGTGGATTTCCAAAGAGCGAAAGAAATTCTTTCTGAGTATTCAGGAATTCCAATCCAAGAAAAAGCAAAAGAAGAAGTAGAAAGAACTGAACTTCTATACAAAGTAAATAAGAAGGCTCTAATTTTCTTCCAAGAAAATCTGCGAGGACCACAGGGTCTTGCTGCAAGAGAATATTTGAATTCAAGAGATCTTGGAGATGAGATCCAAAAATCTTTCCAACTTGGTTATGCTCCGGGCGGATTTAATCATTTAACCGGAAAAGTTTTTAACACTAAAGAAGAAATCAAGGCCGCTCTAGAAGTGGGCCTTATCCGTGAATCCGAAAAGGGAAAAGAACCTTATGATTTTTTCAGAGATCGGATCATGTTCCCTGTTTTCGATCTTTCTGGCAGAGTAATCGCATTTTCAGGAAGAATTTTAGGCCCAGGAAAAGAGTCTAAATATGTGAACAGTCCAGCTTCTTCCATTTTTGATAAAGGAAGAACATTTTATCATCTTCACCAGGCAAAAGAATCCATCCAGAAATCCAGAACCTCAATTTTAGTGGAGGGATATTTGGATGTGATCGGTCTCGTAGATAAGGGCTTGGAAAATACAGTTGCATGTATGGGAACCGCAGTAACTGAAAATCATATCCGGACCATGAAGAAGTTCTCCGACAAATTCCTTTTGGTTTTGGACGGGGACTCCGCGGGTAGAAAGGGCGCACTTCACGCAGCGGAACTTTGCCTGAAAGAAGGCTTAGATTGTTTTGTTATATTATTGCCGGAAGGAAAGGATCCTTTCGATCTTTCTAAAGAATTGAACCGCCAAGAATTGCATAAACTTTTGGAGAACCAAATCCCAGCTTCTTCCTTTGTTGTGGAAGAACTTTTGGATAAGGCGGATTCTCGAGCTCTTCCTGAAAAGAAAAGAAGGGCATTGGATAATTTATACCAATTCCTGAAAGGGTTCAATCGGGACTCCGACAAGGAGTTTTTTCTAGGTCTCGGAGCAAGAAGGCTTGGGATCAGTATGGATGCAGTTTTACGAGATTATAAGGGTGGAGGAGCCAAGTTTGCCTCTCCAGGGTCCGATAATAATAAGGATAAATCCGCCAAACGTGTATCAGGCCCGAATCCTGCGGAAAAATGCGAAAGAGAGATCATTGCCTTACTCGTGAAGGCTAATCATTTATTCCGTTTTTCCGAAGAATTATCCGGGTTGGAATTCTTGGACTCTAAAAGTGCGTTTTTATGGGACTTTATATATACGAGATACGCAAGCGAGGAAGAAGTTTCTCCTGCTTCCGTTATTTCTTCAGAGATCCCAAACGAATTTAAGGAATCCATAGCTCCTTTTCTGATCTCAGAAGCGGATATGAGTCCTGAAGATTCTGTGAAGGTATTTAAAGGATTATTAAATCAACAGAAACTTTTCGTGATCGATAAGAGAATGGAAGAGTTGGATTCGGGTTCACCAATGGATGATCCCGAACATTTTACTAAACTGGCATATTATAAGACCGAGAAATCAAAATTATTGGAATTTATCCGTAATGAAAACTCGGGCGTAAGATAG